One window from the genome of Saimiri boliviensis isolate mSaiBol1 chromosome 2, mSaiBol1.pri, whole genome shotgun sequence encodes:
- the GATM gene encoding glycine amidinotransferase, mitochondrial, whose amino-acid sequence MLRVRCLRGGSRGAEAVHYIGSRLGRNFTGWVQRTFQSTQAATASSRNSCAADDKATEPLPKDCPVSSYNEWDPLEEVIVGRAENACVPPFTVEVKANTYEKYWPFYQKHGGHYFPKDHLKKAVAEIEEMCNILKMEGVTVRRPDPIDWSLKYKTPDFESTGLYSAMPRDILIVVGNEIIEAPMAWRARFFEYRAYRSIIKDYFHRGAKWTTAPKPTMADELYDQAYPIHSVEDRHKLAAQGKFVTTEFEPCFDAADFIRAGRDIFAQRSQVTNYLGIEWMRRHLAPDYRVHIISFKDPNPMHIDATFNIIGPGLVLSNPDRPCHQIDLFKKAGWTIITPPIPVIPDDHPLWMSSKWLSMNVLMLDEKRVMVDANEVPIQKMFEKLGISTIKVNIRNANSLGGGFHCWTCDVRRRGTLQSYLD is encoded by the exons CTTGGACGAAACTTCACAGGATGGGTGCAGCGAACTTTCCAGAGCACCCAGGCAGCTACGGCTTCCTCCCGGAACTCCTGTGCAGCTGACGACAAGGCTACTGAGCCTCTGCCCAAGGACTGCCCTGTCTCTTCTTACAACGAATGGGACCCCTTGGAGGAAGTGATAGTGGGCAGAGCAGAAAACGCCTGTGTTCCACCATTTACCGTGGAGGTGAAG GCCAACACATATGAAAAGTACTGGCCATTTTACCAGAAGCATGGAGGGCATTATTTTCCCAAAGATCATTTGAAAAAGGCTGTTGCTGAAATTGAAGAAatgtgcaatattttaaaaatggaaggagTGACAGTGAGGAGGCCTGACCCCATTGATTGGTCATTGAAGTATAAAACTCCTGATTTTGAGTCTACGG GTTTATACAGTGCAATGCCTCGAGACATCCTGATAGTTGTAGGCAATGAGATTATTGAGGCTCCCATGGCATGGCGTGCACGCTTCTTTGAGTACCGAGCATACCGGTCAATTATCAAAGACTACTTCCACCGTGGTGCCAAGTGGACAACAGCTCCTAAGCCCACAATGGCTGATGAGCTTTATGACCAG gcttatcccatccactctgtagaAGACAGACACAAATTGGCTGCTCAGGGAAAATTTGTGACAACTGAGTTTGAGCCATGCTTTGATGCTGCTGACTTCATTCGAGCTGGAAGAGATATTTTTGCACAGAGAAGCCAG gtTACAAACTACCTAGGCATTGAATGGATGCGTAGGCATCTTGCTCCAGACTACAGAGTGCATATCATCTCCTTTAAAGACCCCAATCCCATGCATATTGATGCCACCTTCAACATCATTGGACCTGGTCTTGTGCTTTCCAACCCTGACCGACCATGTCACCAG ATTGATCTTTTCAAGAAAGCAGGATGGACTATCATTACTCCTCCAATACCAGTCATCCCAGACG atCATCCACTCTGGATGTCATCCAAATGGCTTTCCATGAATGTCTTAATGCTAGATGAAAAACGTGTTATGGTGGATGCCAATGAAGTTCCAATTCAAAAGATGTTTGAAAAGCTGG GTATCAGTACCATTAAGGTTAACATTCGTAACGCCAATTCCCTGGGAGGAGGCTTCCACTGCTGGACCTGCGATGTCCGGCGCCGAGGCACCCTACAGTCCTACTTGGACTGA